A region of the Flavobacteriaceae bacterium MAR_2010_188 genome:
ACTTACATTGATAAATAAAGGCAGAAGCATTCCCAGCAGCGCATATAAGATCAGGATATCCCCTTCCCAGAGAAAATAAATATGAATAAGACCAATAATAAGTAGGTAAAAAAGTCTTCGGTAAAATACCTTAAATGCGTTATGTCTTTTTTGCTTGAGCCGTACTAAAATGATAGAAAAACCTATTCCAAACAGAAATGAAAAAATGCTGTAAAATTTACCTTCGGCCAAACCTATTTGCAAAGCAGAAAGATATTTATCAATTGGATAAGTAGCGATTTCCTGCTTCATATCCACGGTAAGGTTACCATAACCTGAAAATCCGATTATGTTAATCACTAATATCCCCAATAATGCAAAACCACGCAGCACATCCAGGATTCCTGCCCGTTCATTATCTTGTACCGGGGTGGGGGATGATGTAAGATTCACTTTATAAATGAGAGCCATATAGTAATTATATTTTTAAGTGGCATTTAAATAAAGGGAATTTGGAAGAATCCCCAGTAGGATCATTGACAGTAAAAAAATAGTTTGTTTTTTCATGATTTTTGATTTAGTTTATGAATGTTGAACAATAATTATAAATTTTTGTGAAATGCTTTATGCAAAGTTTTTAGTTTGGAACTCCTGATTATTCATCGATTTTACTTATTGAAATAAAAAGACGCAACAGTGTTTACAAAGAATCCGATATCCTCCTCATCAACATTGGAAAGAAGCACAACTGTAAGGTTTTCATCAGGAAAATGCGTTAAACCAGAAGCAAATCCTAGTCCACCACCACCATAATGACCGATGCGCTTTTTTCCCTGAAAAGGTGTTAATCCGAAGCCCAATCCAAAATTTGTCGGCTCTCCATTATTCAACCGTGCGTTTGTCCACATAAGTTTCCAGGTGTTTTTCTTCAGTAATTTTTCACTCCTGAACGCATGGTGCAGTTGTACCATATCAAGAGCAGTAGACATAATCCCAGCATTTGCAAATTCATCCAGTTCAAAACGTGGCGCCAGGTAATGCTCGCCGTTTCTGAAAGCATAGCCTTCCGCACGGTTCGGAATCAGATCCGTATAACTTACCAGTCGTGAATGACGCATTTGCAATGGGTCGAAGATTCTTTGCTTCACAAAATCTTCATAGGAAGTGCCGGATAATTTATCTATTAGCATCCCTAGCAGATAAGGACCTGTATCACTGTAAGATGTGCTATCGCCGGGTGCAAACAGAAGCGGCATACAGGCTACTTCTTTGATATAATCTCCACGTATATAATCACGTACATCTTTTCCAACAACACATGGAATTTTTTTATAATCTGAGGGACTGCTGATGCCGGAAGTGTGGGTAAGCAGTTGACGGATGGTAATGGGTTTCCATGATTTTGGTAATTCTGAAATATACTTACCAATGCTATCATCAAGTGACAGCTTTCCTTCCACCGCAAGCATCATAGTTGATATTCCTGTGAAAGATTTAGTGATAGACGCAATGGAAAAAACCGTGTTTTCTTTCACCGGCACTTTATGCTCCAGATTGCTGTAACCATATGCTTTTGAGAAAACGAGTTTGTCATCTTTCATCACAGCCACAGATAGGCCGGGGATATTTTTCTCTTTCATTTGCTGCCGGATGAAAGAATCCACTTTATTGTCATTTAAAATCTTTTGAAATTTGTTTTGAGCAATAGCCGGAAGGCTGAAGAACACTGCAATTAGAACAAAAAGTACTAGCTTCGATTTTTTCATTTAAATTTTTATTTAGTTGTTAGGTGACATACTTGATGCAACTATTTCACTAGAGTGGTATGATCTGCTATTATTTGCCAACGATTGTTACGCCACACCCACGTTGTTGTATAGCGTTTGGTGATATCAAATGCCTTTCCATTGTTAATTCCTCTGTAACGCACAGTACCTGTTTCCACAGCAGCATCGTTGTTAATAATCCTAACCTCCTGGTTCAGCATATCCGCGGAATATAAATTCAGCTTGAGATTTTTATAATCTTCCAAGCTTTCTTTTTTGTCAGAGGCTACGCCATCTCTGCTGGTGTAGATATATTCTTTGGCCAATAAACTATCTAAAGCTGCAATCGCACCACTTTTTTCCAATTCCTCATATGGTTGTCCGGATTTGAGATGCTTCATGAGTTCATTGTACTCTATACCGGCTTTTCGCACATCTTGCTCCAGTATTTTAGGATCTTTAAATGGCTGCAGCTTTATCCCCATCTGCATTACTAAATCCAGATGATCGGCCACATGCTGATGATTGACGCATTTGCCATCTTTGAAAGTAAAAATGTCAAGTCCGGGAACTTTAATCGCTTTTCCCAAAGGATCTTGCCTGAACATTTTTCGGCCTGTATGCGTACCGGTATAAATAACTTCCGTAATCACTTTATCACCTGAAGCAAAAATATCAGTGATGGTAGCTTTGAAGTCAGGGAAGGCTTCACGTTGAAATGCTACCCCTTTTTGAAAGCCTTCGATGGTAAAATCGTCACCATGTTTTGCATTGGGATGATAAAAATCGGCAACCGCCTGCAGGTTGCCTTTGCCCCAGACTTCTTCCCAATAGCTGCGCACTTTCTGGATGTTGGCTTCTTCTTCTACGTTTTTTATTTCCGTCACGGAAGATTTAGCTACATCTGTTCCGGAAGATTGGGATACCGTTGCGCAAGACGCAAACATCAAAATCATTAAGGTAATCCGCAAAATTGTTTGTTTCATGATAATGTGTGTTTTAAATATTTATGCATTGCGATTTTAATACTTTTGGGAGTGTCGGCCGCATACCCTTTTTTTCTTTTGCTCTCCAAAACCAAATTCCCGTTCCATTAATTTTCTAAATCCTTTTTAAATTGCTCAATGACCATAACTGAATCCTTCACCTTAATTGTATAGGCAGTGCCTAAATGAATGGTTCGTTCTGCTGCCGCCCCGGCCAGTTCGATTTCTATCCTGGTATACTTTGGTACTTCATTCTTTTCTGTTATGGTATAGTAAACCGATGGATTAAAGGCATGCGTAAATCCGTTTGCCTGCTTTTCATAACCCATGGTCTGTAATGCCGATTCCATTTCTGTAAACTCCTGCTCGGTAAGTTGCACATGCAATGATTTTAATTTCTTAAACAATTTAGATTGTGTAGCTGTGTCCCAAGAATTCATAAACTCCTGCATGGGCAAGCCATTGTTGATAAGCGAATCGTTAAAACCCCAGTTTTTATATGCTTGGGCTGAGTAGGATGTGAGTAGGGGAGTAAAATTTGGCTGAACCGGTCTGGTTGAATCTTTTTTTCTGTAAGGCATAATTTCCCCTAAGGAAAAATCTCCTCCCTCAAACGTATGCTTAATTAAAGAATCCCGATAAAACTTCTTCCATCCAAGCAGCAAGGAATCGGCTTTCCCTGGTCTTCTGGTCTGGAAAATCATCACTCCACTTCCGGCTTTATCCGCCCAGTATTCTTTTGCTAGGCTAATATGTAGAAAAGCTTCCCTACCCGTAAGATAAATATCATAGCTGGGCTTGGAATACATAGTGGTATCCTGTGACAAAACCGCAAATTCATTGGTAAGAAAACTGTCTTGCAGAATAGCATGGAATGCTGTGGAATCCAGGATAAGGTCAACATGCCCCAGATCGGACACGGGCACAGGTAATAATTTTTGTTCCTTTTTGCAGGCACTTAAGCAGCAAGCTGTAAGAAGAATTGTAATGATCTGTTTCATAAAAATTGTTTTGGTTATTTGTTGTTTAGAGTTGACTGGAAATATTTTTTTCATTGTCTTTCATTTATGCATTTACCATATTAATATTAAGGGTAACTCCGGTCGCAAATCTTTTCTTTGCTTTTGCCGACCATAATCAAATTCCAGTTCGGCATAATTCTCTGTAGCCCTTACAAACTTGAGCATAGGTACATTAGTGATGTATTTTTCTTTTGGCGGAATAGCATTTTTAGGTCCATACAACATGGCTTTCGTCAATATTTTAACCCCATTTGAATGGTCAAAAAGACCCGGTGATTGTTCTTTACTTTTTTGTACCCATTGGTCATGTCCCATATACGATGGAATTACAAAAAGATAAGTTGATAGTGTATCATCTTCATCTGTAATGTCATTAAAAAAACTACCTTCCTTTGCCCAACTACCAGCCGGTTCCGGTGGCGATGCCCTATTTGGAATTGGAATGCTATCACCCACACCGGGTGCCCGTCTGAATGCGAAACCAAAAGGACTTACTGGATTGCCGGAAAACCATGTTTTATTCTTTGACTGTTGCAATGCTTCTTTTGAGGTATATGAAACTGAAACATCAACATAGAGTATTTCCAAGTAAGCATTCTCCAGTAGTATAGTTCTCGATGATTTGCCTTCACCTGTAATATGAAAGACTTTCGGATTAACAACAAATCCTGCTTCCGTCATTAACCTGATTGTTTCTTTACCCTCATCGGGAACCAAAAAATAGATGTGGTCAAGAATAATGGGAGATGGTTCGGGAGGAACAAATGCAGAAACTGCTTTTTTGTTGCTGCTGCAGGAAATTAGAAAACCCATGGTTAAAATCAGATATGAAAATTTCATTGTTGTTTGTTTTTTATTGTACATTTTATTTTCCATGATGCCTATCGATTTCTTCCTTGCTTAACTGAAGAAACCGGGCTGCATTATTATATAAAATATCTCTTTTTTGTTTGGGTGTAAGAAAATCTGCTTTTTCAATTATATCTATTCCAATATCCAGCAATTCCGGCCATATCATCTGGTCTGATCCGAACATTATTCGATTACCAAAACCTGCTTCTATGATCCTTTTTATGTAGTTATAAAAAGCAGTGTTGTTCAGATCTGAATTGATGCCGCTGATGTCTACATATACTTGAGGATGCACCCACATCAGCGCCAGCAGTTCGTCTATCATAGGCCAGGCAGCATGCATAATATAAACTCTTAATCGCGGATGCTTTATCAGAACTTCTTCTAATAACAATGGGCTGTGTAATTTGGCTCTAACTTTTTCCCAGCCGGTGCCG
Encoded here:
- a CDS encoding CubicO group peptidase, beta-lactamase class C family — its product is MKKSKLVLFVLIAVFFSLPAIAQNKFQKILNDNKVDSFIRQQMKEKNIPGLSVAVMKDDKLVFSKAYGYSNLEHKVPVKENTVFSIASITKSFTGISTMMLAVEGKLSLDDSIGKYISELPKSWKPITIRQLLTHTSGISSPSDYKKIPCVVGKDVRDYIRGDYIKEVACMPLLFAPGDSTSYSDTGPYLLGMLIDKLSGTSYEDFVKQRIFDPLQMRHSRLVSYTDLIPNRAEGYAFRNGEHYLAPRFELDEFANAGIMSTALDMVQLHHAFRSEKLLKKNTWKLMWTNARLNNGEPTNFGLGFGLTPFQGKKRIGHYGGGGLGFASGLTHFPDENLTVVLLSNVDEEDIGFFVNTVASFYFNK
- a CDS encoding Predicted ester cyclase, giving the protein MKQTILRITLMILMFASCATVSQSSGTDVAKSSVTEIKNVEEEANIQKVRSYWEEVWGKGNLQAVADFYHPNAKHGDDFTIEGFQKGVAFQREAFPDFKATITDIFASGDKVITEVIYTGTHTGRKMFRQDPLGKAIKVPGLDIFTFKDGKCVNHQHVADHLDLVMQMGIKLQPFKDPKILEQDVRKAGIEYNELMKHLKSGQPYEELEKSGAIAALDSLLAKEYIYTSRDGVASDKKESLEDYKNLKLNLYSADMLNQEVRIINNDAAVETGTVRYRGINNGKAFDITKRYTTTWVWRNNRWQIIADHTTLVK